Genomic segment of Pochonia chlamydosporia 170 chromosome 1, whole genome shotgun sequence:
CAATTGTCGACGCCATGGACGAGCACGTTTCGGACAGGTGAATAGACGACAGCGATGATGTTTCACAGAGAGAGGCGTACCTGCATCATGTACTGTAGAGTATCTTACAGTAACTTACGCTTTCCATCATATTGTACAGAGTATATTGTTATACATACAGTACATACGTAACCATATTTATTTACTTCTTGGCCCCATTcgccttgaccttctcaCCACGTATATCACGAAGAAACAGCTCCTCACGCTCCCACATGagctcaacagcagcaccagtaGGACTACACAAGACCGACAAGGCAACCACCTTTGTCAACAAATCAACCAACCTAACCTCCGTGCCCGTCGCACGGTGAGCACTCCTATACAAGCTCACGGCCCAGACCAAAACGCCCGCCGACCCAATGATGTAATCCCACCGCAGGAAAGCCTGGACGCCCTGTCCCACGGTGGCCACCTTCAACGCCGGCGTCGCCCAGGGAAGAGGCGTCTCGAACACGCTCAGCGGGTGCAGAGACTGGAGATACTTCTTCTGGAAGATCTGGGGAACCGCGACGGTGGACAACGAGACGACCAGGCTGATGAGGTGCgcgatggtggtgttggcgaaTGCGAAGGCGTACACGTACCGCAGGGAACTTTGGATCCTGCGGTTATTTGCGGGTGTGTCTTTGTCGGTGAAGAAGGGAGAGACGACGACGTTTGCGACCACAAGAAGGATGGCTACGTAGGCGGGCCAGGGCTGCCAGATGGCAATGAAGATTTGCTTCAGGTCGTGGGTTACTGTTTC
This window contains:
- a CDS encoding AtmA protein (similar to Beauveria bassiana ARSEF 2860 XP_008596389.1) — encoded protein: MSAKLILPLLSLSVFYFIFYFADANGLRALGDAAVHAKKLPGLDVPLRTHYTGLPHVDQLLTTLTTFFWVTTDGSQPGLVLHSIAFSGTFSSAWVLVTLESWRKGNAWTIAAFPMVLGLTAQVLTFAFATPLYAFLHLVTAATASNPTPSNMRIPHGVLKALPHVFTVGMFIPSMLMIVPLSETVTHDLKQIFIAIWQPWPAYVAILLVVANVVVSPFFTDKDTPANNRRIQSSLRYVYAFAFANTTIAHLISLVVSLSTVAVPQIFQKKYLQSLHPLSVFETPLPWATPALKVATVGQGVQAFLRWDYIIGSAGVLVWAVSLYRSAHRATGTEVRLVDLLTKVVALSVLCSPTGAAVELMWEREELFLRDIRGEKVKANGAKK